The following is a genomic window from Candidatus Xiphinematobacter sp. Idaho Grape.
ACCACGCGCAGGCGACTCCGTTTTTGCCCTGTCTGTTTATCTTCCCAGGTATCCATTTGGAGGCGTCCTTCAACATAAACTGTACTTCCCCTCTTTAAGTACTCACTAGCTACTTCAGCCTGTCTTCCCCAAAAAGTTACCTCTATAAAGGCTGTTTCCTCTCTCTTCTCCCCGTCAACATTATAACGCCGATTAACAGCCAACCCAAGATCGGTAACCGCAGTCCCCTTGGGGATGTACTTAATCTCAGGATCGCGGGTGATATTGCCAATTAGAATAACTTTGTTAACACTAGCCATAGAATCAGCCATAGTAACCGCACTCCTACCTACAAGGAAATGCAGTCCTTATCCGACAAGAGAGGTTATAGGACAGAGCAGTATTGCTGTAGGGCAATCTCTTCATCCAGTTTGAACCTCTGGCGCAGGCGTTCAATAAGAGAGGGCTCCGCCTCAAATACAAAATTCACGTAGTAAGCAGTTTTCAACCGCCTATGTTCATAGGCGAGCTCACGCTTCTCAAGGCGCTGCACTTGCAAAGTGTTCACACCCTCAGCAGTCAGGGTATTTTCAATACGCTCGATAATTTCTTTGCTTCCCTCCTCCCTACCCTGCGTATCTAGGGCAAAAAGGACTTCATATCGACGGGTGTTAATAAATGTATGCATTTCTTTGTGCATTGTGCTGTTATTAGTTGAATCGATTCATAACGGCGTTGATTCCGGAAGATTCCAGCATTTCGATGGCATCGCATGCGCGGGCTACGGCGCGGTCCACCGCAGGCTTTTCTTCCTTCGAAAAAACGCCAAGAACGTACTCCGCAAGACTGGAACCTGTTACATTACCGATTCCGATACGAAGCCTGGGGATTGCCTCCGTAGAAAGACAACAGAGGATAGAAGCTAATCCATTGTGACCACCTGCGCCTCCGCCCTTGCGAATTCTCAACTTTCCAAGAGGAATAGTGAGATCATCAAGGATGACAAGGGCTTGCTCTGGTGAAATTTTATGAGAACGCAAGAGTGTTACCACAGGATAACCAGAGTAGTTCATGTATGTGAGCGGCTTCATAAAGATTCTCCCCATAGTATCCTTAGCAATCTCAAAACCATCATGAAAGCTGCGTTCGAAACGCAATCCCTTGGTGCTTGCAAAGCGATCGAGAGTCATAGATCCAACATTATGACGCGTTTCGTCGTAAGCAGGGACAGGATTGCCTAGTCCAACGAAAAGCCGCAGCCTAGCTTCTCCCATATGAATTATGGAAGCCCCCGATTTTTTTCCTTGATTACCTCAGGGGAAGAGGTACTCCCACCCAGTGGGGGTGTAACAGGCTCAGAAATTCGAAAGACGGCAAGCTCTGCATCCGTCA
Proteins encoded in this region:
- a CDS encoding single-stranded DNA-binding protein, whose amino-acid sequence is MADSMASVNKVILIGNITRDPEIKYIPKGTAVTDLGLAVNRRYNVDGEKREETAFIEVTFWGRQAEVASEYLKRGSTVYVEGRLQMDTWEDKQTGQKRSRLRVVAENFQLLWGRQGGQHTPPQHFEDASGFPSQPPSSSVKEEKEDDIPF
- the rpsF gene encoding 30S ribosomal protein S6; its protein translation is MHTFINTRRYEVLFALDTQGREEGSKEIIERIENTLTAEGVNTLQVQRLEKRELAYEHRRLKTAYYVNFVFEAEPSLIERLRQRFKLDEEIALQQYCSVL
- the pth gene encoding aminoacyl-tRNA hydrolase, translating into MGEARLRLFVGLGNPVPAYDETRHNVGSMTLDRFASTKGLRFERSFHDGFEIAKDTMGRIFMKPLTYMNYSGYPVVTLLRSHKISPEQALVILDDLTIPLGKLRIRKGGGAGGHNGLASILCCLSTEAIPRLRIGIGNVTGSSLAEYVLGVFSKEEKPAVDRAVARACDAIEMLESSGINAVMNRFN